A single genomic interval of Streptomyces graminofaciens harbors:
- the folP gene encoding dihydropteroate synthase — protein MSMQNRRGHVAGMPLWDRCAVMGVVNVTPDSFSDGGRWFDTTAAVKHGLELVGEGADLVDVGGESTRPGATRVDEAEELRRVVPVVRGLASEGVTVSVDTMRASVAEQALAAGAALVNDVSGGLADPAMIPVVADSGAPFIVMHWRGFLEGGNVRGVYEDVVSEVVSELHARVEAVLEGGVAADRIVVDPGLGFSKEAEHDLVLLAHLDRLRGLGHPLLVAASRKRFLGRVLAGPEGAPPPARERDAATAAVSALAAQQGAWAVRVHEVRATADAVRVTRAIEGARAR, from the coding sequence ATGAGCATGCAGAACCGGCGCGGCCACGTGGCCGGAATGCCCCTGTGGGACCGTTGCGCGGTCATGGGCGTCGTCAATGTCACCCCGGACTCGTTCTCCGACGGCGGCCGCTGGTTCGACACCACCGCGGCCGTCAAGCACGGACTGGAACTGGTCGGCGAGGGCGCCGACCTGGTGGACGTCGGCGGTGAGTCGACGCGCCCCGGAGCGACCCGGGTCGACGAGGCGGAGGAACTCAGGCGGGTCGTCCCCGTCGTGCGGGGCCTGGCCTCCGAGGGCGTGACCGTCTCCGTCGACACCATGCGCGCCTCCGTCGCCGAGCAGGCCCTCGCCGCGGGCGCGGCCCTCGTCAACGACGTCAGCGGCGGTCTCGCCGACCCAGCGATGATCCCGGTGGTCGCCGACTCGGGCGCCCCCTTCATCGTCATGCACTGGCGCGGCTTCCTGGAAGGAGGCAACGTCAGGGGCGTCTACGAGGACGTGGTCTCCGAGGTCGTCAGCGAGCTGCACGCGCGCGTGGAGGCCGTTCTGGAGGGCGGTGTCGCCGCCGACCGGATCGTCGTCGACCCCGGTCTCGGCTTCTCCAAGGAGGCCGAGCACGACCTCGTCCTCCTCGCCCACCTCGACCGGCTGCGCGGGCTCGGACATCCGCTGCTGGTCGCCGCCTCCCGCAAGCGGTTCCTCGGCCGGGTCCTGGCCGGCCCGGAGGGCGCTCCGCCGCCCGCGCGGGAGCGCGACGCCGCCACCGCCGCCGTGTCGGCCCTCGCGGCCCAGCAGGGCGCCTGGGCGGTCCGGGTGCACGAGGTGCGCGCCACCGCCGACGCGGTACGCGTGACCCGGGCGATCGAAGGGGCTCGCGCGCGGTGA
- a CDS encoding nuclear transport factor 2 family protein, with translation MSTAHTDVEQVELANTAFYEAMEQGDFDTLSSLWLTPADLGVDEEYHDPADAGVISCVHPGWPVLTGRGEVLRSYALIMANTEYIQFFLTDVHVSVTGDTALVTCTENILSGGPAPDGSDELGPLVGQLVVATNVFRRTADGWKLWSHHGSPVLTESDDDDGDDTPS, from the coding sequence GTGAGCACGGCCCACACGGACGTCGAACAGGTCGAACTCGCCAACACCGCCTTCTACGAGGCGATGGAACAGGGCGACTTCGACACGCTCTCCTCGCTCTGGCTGACCCCGGCCGACCTGGGCGTCGACGAGGAGTACCACGACCCGGCCGACGCCGGCGTGATCTCCTGCGTGCACCCCGGCTGGCCGGTGCTCACCGGGCGCGGCGAGGTGCTGCGGTCGTACGCGCTGATCATGGCGAACACGGAGTACATCCAGTTCTTCCTCACCGATGTGCATGTGTCCGTCACCGGGGACACGGCCCTGGTCACCTGCACCGAGAACATCCTCAGCGGGGGTCCGGCGCCGGACGGCAGCGACGAGCTGGGGCCGCTGGTCGGGCAGTTGGTCGTCGCCACGAACGTGTTCCGGCGGACGGCGGACGGCTGGAAGCTGTGGTCGCACCACGGCTCCCCCGTACTGACCGAATCCGATGACGACGACGGCGACGACACGCCTTCCTGA
- the folB gene encoding dihydroneopterin aldolase encodes MDRVALRGLRARGYHGVFQHEREEGQTFVVDLTLGLDTRPAAADDDLAKTVHYGIVAEEVVGIVEGEPVNLIETLAERIAQACLRHDGVLEVEVGVHKPNAPITVPFDDVTVTITRSRV; translated from the coding sequence GTGGATCGTGTCGCGCTGCGCGGCCTGAGGGCCCGTGGGTACCACGGTGTGTTCCAGCACGAGCGCGAGGAGGGCCAGACCTTCGTCGTGGATCTCACGCTGGGCCTGGACACCCGACCGGCCGCGGCCGACGACGACCTGGCGAAGACCGTCCACTACGGGATCGTCGCGGAGGAGGTCGTGGGGATCGTCGAGGGCGAGCCGGTGAACCTCATCGAGACGCTCGCCGAGCGCATCGCCCAGGCGTGTCTGCGACACGACGGGGTGCTGGAGGTCGAGGTCGGCGTCCACAAGCCGAACGCGCCGATCACGGTCCCCTTCGACGACGTGACCGTCACCATCACCCGGAGCCGAGTATGA
- a CDS encoding phosphatidylglycerol lysyltransferase domain-containing protein — protein sequence MSGGVPLRSGEARTASTVRRPSKAREVLRGPRAEAVPAWVARACTLVGLLDIAAGVFPRFRYSRMHTLAEVLPGALGPFAAALSLSTGVLLLLLAHGLRRRKRRAWRAAVVLLPAGAIAQFTYRHSLVGVLISLALLVPLLRHRDEFRALPDPYSRWRALANFMLMGAGSIGLGLLVVSAHPRRMVGSPSLADRLEHVIYGLFGFEGPVDYTGDTSWTVAFSLGALGLLTAITTIYLAFRPEHPAARLTADDEVRLRALLAKHGGRDSLGHFALRRDKAVVFSPSGKAAVTYRVVHGVMLASGDPIGDVEAWPGAIERFMDEATAHSWTPAVMGCSETGAEVWTRETGLDALELGDEAVVDVADFSLAGRSMRNVRQMVKRIERLGYETRVRRARDLGEAELDRIRRAAEDWRGTDTERGFSMALGRIGDPADGDCLIATAHRIEGAARSASGRAAVGDGWVDEVPGPYGDLKAVLHFVPWGPDGVSLDLMRRDRSADPGMNELLIVAALQAAPRLDIKQVSLNFAMFRSALARGEKIGAGPVLRAWRGLLVFLSRWFQIESLYKFNAKFRPRWEPRFVVYAASRDLPRIGLAAMQAEGFVNPALPRFLRRRSATPSPCAHARAEQHDMSKRGVRAA from the coding sequence ATGTCGGGCGGGGTTCCGCTCCGATCGGGCGAGGCGCGAACAGCGAGCACGGTGAGGAGGCCGAGCAAGGCGCGTGAGGTGCTGCGCGGTCCGCGCGCGGAGGCCGTCCCCGCCTGGGTCGCCAGAGCCTGCACGCTCGTCGGGCTCCTCGACATCGCCGCGGGGGTGTTCCCGCGCTTCCGGTACAGCCGTATGCACACCCTGGCCGAGGTGCTGCCCGGCGCGCTGGGCCCGTTCGCCGCGGCCCTCTCGCTGAGCACCGGCGTGCTGCTGCTCCTGCTCGCCCATGGCCTGCGCCGGCGAAAACGGCGGGCCTGGCGGGCGGCCGTGGTCCTCCTCCCGGCGGGAGCGATCGCCCAGTTCACGTACCGTCACTCGCTCGTCGGCGTCCTGATCTCGCTGGCGCTGCTCGTCCCGCTGCTGCGCCACCGCGACGAGTTCCGCGCCCTGCCCGACCCGTACAGCCGCTGGCGGGCGCTCGCCAACTTCATGCTGATGGGCGCCGGTTCGATCGGCCTCGGTCTGCTCGTCGTGAGCGCGCACCCCCGGCGCATGGTCGGCAGCCCGAGCCTCGCCGACCGTCTGGAGCACGTGATCTACGGTCTGTTCGGCTTCGAGGGCCCGGTCGACTACACCGGCGACACCTCCTGGACGGTGGCCTTCTCCCTGGGCGCCCTCGGCCTGCTGACCGCCATCACCACGATCTACCTGGCCTTCCGCCCCGAGCACCCGGCGGCCCGGCTCACCGCCGACGACGAGGTCCGGCTGCGCGCCCTGCTGGCCAAGCACGGCGGCCGTGACTCGCTCGGCCACTTCGCGCTCCGCCGCGACAAGGCGGTCGTGTTCTCGCCGAGCGGCAAGGCGGCGGTGACGTACCGCGTGGTGCACGGCGTGATGCTCGCCAGCGGCGACCCGATCGGCGACGTCGAGGCCTGGCCCGGCGCGATCGAGCGCTTCATGGACGAGGCGACGGCCCACTCCTGGACACCGGCCGTCATGGGCTGCTCGGAGACGGGCGCCGAGGTGTGGACCCGCGAGACCGGCCTCGACGCCCTCGAACTGGGCGACGAGGCGGTGGTGGACGTCGCGGATTTCTCCCTCGCCGGGCGCTCGATGCGCAACGTGCGTCAAATGGTGAAGCGCATCGAACGGCTCGGATACGAAACCCGGGTACGGCGAGCCCGTGACCTCGGCGAGGCGGAGCTCGACCGGATCCGCCGCGCCGCCGAGGACTGGCGCGGCACCGACACCGAGCGCGGCTTCTCCATGGCGCTCGGCCGCATCGGCGACCCGGCCGACGGGGACTGCCTCATCGCCACGGCCCACAGAATCGAAGGGGCGGCGCGAAGCGCCTCGGGTAGGGCGGCGGTGGGAGACGGGTGGGTGGACGAGGTACCCGGCCCCTACGGGGACCTGAAGGCGGTCCTCCACTTCGTCCCATGGGGGCCCGACGGCGTCTCCCTTGACCTGATGCGCCGCGACCGCTCGGCGGACCCCGGCATGAACGAACTGCTCATCGTCGCCGCGCTCCAGGCGGCCCCACGCCTGGACATCAAGCAGGTCTCCCTGAACTTCGCCATGTTCCGCTCGGCCCTGGCCCGCGGCGAGAAGATCGGTGCCGGGCCGGTGCTGCGCGCCTGGCGGGGCCTGCTGGTGTTCCTCTCCCGCTGGTTCCAGATCGAGTCGCTGTACAAGTTCAACGCCAAGTTCCGCCCGCGCTGGGAGCCCCGCTTCGTCGTCTACGCCGCCTCCCGCGACCTCCCCCGGATCGGCCTGGCGGCCATGCAGGCCGAGGGCTTCGTCAACCCCGCCCTCCCCCGCTTCCTCCGCCGCCGCTCGGCGACCCCGTCCCCGTGCGCACACGCGAGGGCGGAACAGCACGACATGAGCAAGAGAGGCGTACGAGCGGCCTGA
- a CDS encoding DUF3180 domain-containing protein — MKELRIRTLAAVFVVAGVLSWAGARLWYSVGTLPSVPLAAPIVLALIAAVLTATALSLRSRLKAQRERQPDAKGVDPLMAARAVVFGQASALVAALVAGMYGGTGVFLLEYLDVPPRRDQAIYAGFSVLAGIAVIAAAFFLERVCKLPEDDDTNGGAARAA, encoded by the coding sequence GTGAAAGAGCTGCGCATCAGGACGCTGGCAGCGGTGTTCGTCGTGGCCGGAGTGCTGTCGTGGGCGGGGGCCCGCCTGTGGTATTCGGTGGGCACCCTGCCCAGCGTCCCGCTGGCCGCGCCCATCGTCCTCGCCCTGATCGCCGCCGTCCTCACGGCCACGGCGCTCTCGCTGCGCTCCCGGCTCAAGGCCCAGCGGGAGCGGCAGCCCGACGCCAAGGGGGTCGACCCGCTGATGGCGGCCCGAGCGGTCGTCTTCGGCCAGGCCAGCGCCCTGGTCGCGGCCCTGGTGGCCGGTATGTACGGCGGCACGGGCGTCTTCCTGCTGGAGTACCTGGATGTGCCGCCCCGCCGGGATCAGGCCATCTACGCCGGATTCTCGGTCCTCGCGGGCATCGCCGTCATAGCGGCCGCCTTCTTCCTGGAGCGCGTGTGCAAGCTGCCCGAGGACGACGACACCAACGGGGGCGCGGCGCGGGCGGCGTAG
- a CDS encoding PH domain-containing protein produces the protein METGTLEDGTGHVGDEPVWTGLPPGLLRMRRLLLVVWVGAIAVGTGLLLGLLAGPVWAAFALLPLGLLLWGWSMLGRNWRSWRYAERADDLLISRGVLWREETVVPYGRMQLVEVTSGPVERHFGLASVQLHTAAAATDACIPGLEPAEAERLRDRLTELGQARSAGL, from the coding sequence ATGGAGACGGGGACCTTGGAAGACGGCACCGGACATGTGGGCGACGAGCCGGTCTGGACCGGGCTGCCGCCCGGGCTGCTGCGTATGAGGCGGCTGTTGCTGGTGGTGTGGGTGGGGGCGATCGCCGTCGGTACGGGCCTGTTGCTGGGTCTGCTCGCCGGCCCGGTCTGGGCGGCCTTCGCGCTGCTGCCGCTGGGGCTGCTGCTGTGGGGCTGGTCGATGCTGGGCCGCAACTGGCGTTCCTGGCGGTATGCCGAACGCGCCGACGACCTGCTGATCAGCCGGGGTGTGCTGTGGCGCGAGGAGACCGTCGTGCCGTACGGGCGGATGCAGCTGGTGGAGGTGACGTCCGGACCGGTCGAGCGGCACTTCGGGCTGGCGAGTGTGCAGCTGCACACGGCTGCGGCCGCCACGGACGCCTGCATCCCGGGCCTCGAACCGGCGGAGGCGGAACGATTGCGCGACCGGCTGACCGAGCTGGGCCAGGCCCGATCGGCGGGGCTGTGA
- the ftsH gene encoding ATP-dependent zinc metalloprotease FtsH, translating to MDVKRYFRGPVMWIVLAVLAVVVLMQVVGSSGGYKTVDTGQVVQAINENKVQEAKLTTGEEQLIKAQLKKGEEIEGSSKIQASYIGDQGVTLAATLQDKYQNKQIPDGYTVSPTKQNAFVGILLSLLPFVLIVVVFLFLMNQMQGGGSRVMNFGKSKAKLITKDTPKTTFADVAGADEAVEELHEIKEFLQEPAKFQAVGAKIPKGVLLYGPPGTGKTLLARAVAGEAGVPFYSISGSDFVEMFVGVGASRVRDLFEQAKANAPAIVFVDEIDAVGRHRGAGLGGGHDEREQTLNQLLVEMDGFDVKGGVILIAATNRPDILDPALLRPGRFDRQIAVDRPDMQGRLEILKVHQKGKPVAPDVDLGAVARRTPGMTGADLSNVLNEAALLTARSDKKLIDNHMLDEAIDRVIAGPQKRTRIMSDKEKKITAYHEGGHALVAAASPNSDPVHKITILSRGRALGYTMVLPDEDKYSTTRNEMLDQLGYMLGGRAAEELVFHDPTTGAANDIEKATSLARAMVTQYGMTERLGAIKFGGDNTEPFLGREMAHQRDYSEEVAALVDEEVKKLIENAHNEAWEILVENRDVLDNLVLQLLEKETLGKEEIAEIFASIVKRPPRPAWTGSSRRTPSTRPPVLSPRELALTNGTNGAAPAITAKAAVEATPEESPES from the coding sequence ATGGACGTGAAGCGATACTTCCGTGGGCCGGTCATGTGGATCGTGCTGGCCGTCCTTGCCGTGGTCGTGTTGATGCAGGTCGTCGGCTCGTCCGGCGGCTACAAGACGGTGGACACGGGCCAGGTCGTCCAGGCGATCAACGAGAACAAGGTCCAAGAGGCCAAACTCACTACGGGCGAAGAGCAGCTCATCAAGGCTCAGCTCAAAAAGGGTGAGGAGATCGAGGGCAGCTCGAAGATTCAGGCGAGCTACATCGGCGACCAGGGTGTGACCCTCGCCGCCACCCTCCAGGACAAGTACCAGAACAAGCAGATCCCCGACGGCTACACGGTCTCCCCGACCAAGCAGAACGCTTTCGTCGGCATCCTGCTGTCCCTGCTCCCCTTCGTCCTCATCGTCGTGGTCTTCCTGTTCCTGATGAACCAGATGCAGGGCGGCGGCTCCCGAGTCATGAACTTCGGGAAGTCCAAGGCCAAGCTCATCACCAAGGACACCCCGAAGACGACGTTCGCTGACGTGGCGGGCGCGGACGAGGCCGTCGAGGAGCTCCACGAGATCAAGGAGTTCCTCCAGGAGCCGGCCAAGTTCCAGGCCGTCGGCGCCAAGATCCCCAAGGGTGTGCTGCTCTACGGCCCGCCCGGTACGGGCAAGACGCTGCTCGCGCGTGCCGTGGCCGGCGAGGCGGGCGTCCCCTTCTACTCGATCTCCGGTTCCGACTTCGTCGAGATGTTCGTCGGTGTCGGTGCCTCCCGGGTCCGTGACCTGTTCGAGCAGGCCAAGGCGAACGCCCCGGCGATCGTCTTCGTCGACGAGATCGACGCGGTCGGCCGCCACCGCGGCGCCGGCCTCGGCGGTGGTCACGACGAGCGCGAGCAGACGCTGAACCAGCTGCTCGTCGAGATGGACGGCTTCGACGTCAAGGGCGGTGTGATTCTCATCGCCGCGACGAACCGGCCGGACATCCTCGACCCGGCGCTGCTGCGCCCGGGCCGCTTCGACCGGCAGATCGCCGTCGACCGCCCGGACATGCAGGGCCGTCTGGAGATCCTCAAGGTCCACCAGAAGGGCAAGCCGGTCGCGCCCGACGTCGACCTGGGCGCCGTCGCCCGCCGCACCCCCGGTATGACGGGTGCCGATCTGTCCAACGTCCTGAACGAGGCCGCGCTCCTGACGGCCCGTAGCGACAAGAAACTGATCGACAACCACATGCTGGACGAGGCGATCGACCGCGTGATCGCGGGCCCGCAGAAGCGGACCCGGATCATGTCGGACAAGGAGAAGAAGATCACCGCGTACCACGAGGGCGGTCACGCCCTGGTCGCGGCGGCCTCGCCGAACTCCGACCCGGTCCACAAGATCACGATCCTGTCCCGAGGCCGCGCCCTCGGCTACACGATGGTCCTGCCGGACGAGGACAAGTACTCGACCACCCGCAACGAGATGCTCGACCAGCTCGGCTACATGCTGGGTGGCCGCGCCGCCGAGGAACTGGTCTTCCACGACCCGACCACCGGTGCCGCGAACGACATCGAGAAGGCCACCAGCCTGGCCCGCGCGATGGTCACGCAGTACGGCATGACCGAGCGTCTCGGCGCCATCAAGTTCGGCGGCGACAACACCGAGCCGTTCCTCGGACGTGAGATGGCCCACCAGCGCGACTACTCGGAAGAGGTCGCCGCGCTGGTCGACGAAGAGGTCAAGAAGCTCATCGAGAACGCGCACAACGAGGCCTGGGAGATCCTGGTCGAGAACCGCGACGTCCTCGACAACCTGGTGCTTCAGCTGCTGGAGAAGGAGACGCTGGGCAAGGAGGAGATCGCCGAGATCTTCGCCTCCATCGTCAAGCGTCCCCCCCGGCCCGCCTGGACCGGCTCCTCCCGCCGCACCCCCTCCACCCGCCCGCCGGTGCTCTCCCCCAGGGAGCTCGCACTGACGAACGGCACCAACGGCGCGGCCCCGGCGATCACCGCCAAGGCCGCGGTGGAGGCCACACCGGAGGAGAGCCCCGAGAGCTGA
- a CDS encoding alpha/beta hydrolase → MGLTSNTLLVVAVAVAVLLFVGTVWLWPRLARRRWRTVGARIGVLLATQVAVFASIGLAANQAFGFYASWADLLGQETSQGVVVDHDGIRGGGGPLRVVDTRQMDVAGGSRSQLGGQIQKVVIVGRTTGIAGPAYVYLPPEYFQPRYRTRTFPAVVVLTGYPGTAEALIKGLRYPQTAHQLAGEGRAQPMILVMMRPTVAPPRDTECVDVPGGPQTESFFAEDLPDAVGHHYRVGRKPGSWGVVGDSTGGYCALKLAVHHPEVYAAGAGLSPYYKAPIDPTTGDLFQGNKTLRNEADLFWYLGNRPAPDTSLLVSSSKQGESDYRATLDFIKLVKSRQPTRISSIVLDSGGHNFNTWRREIPATLQWISGRLSDR, encoded by the coding sequence ATGGGTCTCACGAGCAACACGTTGTTGGTGGTGGCGGTCGCGGTCGCCGTACTGCTGTTCGTCGGTACGGTCTGGCTGTGGCCGCGGCTGGCACGCCGTCGCTGGCGGACGGTCGGCGCCCGGATCGGGGTGCTGCTGGCGACCCAGGTGGCCGTCTTCGCGTCGATCGGCCTCGCCGCCAACCAGGCCTTCGGTTTCTACGCCAGCTGGGCCGACCTCCTCGGCCAGGAGACCAGCCAGGGAGTGGTCGTCGACCACGACGGCATCCGCGGCGGCGGAGGTCCGCTCCGGGTCGTCGACACCCGGCAGATGGACGTGGCGGGCGGTTCCCGGAGCCAACTCGGCGGCCAGATACAGAAGGTGGTGATCGTCGGCCGTACGACCGGGATCGCCGGCCCGGCGTATGTGTATCTGCCGCCGGAGTACTTCCAGCCCCGGTACCGGACGCGGACGTTCCCGGCCGTCGTCGTGCTCACCGGTTATCCGGGCACCGCCGAGGCACTCATCAAGGGGCTGCGCTATCCGCAGACGGCCCACCAGCTGGCCGGCGAAGGCAGGGCCCAGCCGATGATTCTGGTCATGATGCGGCCGACCGTGGCGCCGCCGCGCGACACCGAGTGCGTGGACGTCCCGGGCGGGCCGCAGACCGAGTCGTTCTTCGCCGAGGACCTTCCGGACGCCGTGGGCCACCACTACAGGGTCGGGAGGAAACCCGGCAGTTGGGGCGTCGTCGGCGACTCCACCGGCGGCTACTGCGCGCTGAAACTCGCCGTCCACCACCCCGAGGTGTACGCCGCCGGGGCCGGCCTCTCGCCGTACTACAAGGCGCCGATCGACCCGACGACGGGAGATCTCTTCCAGGGGAACAAGACGCTGCGGAACGAGGCGGACCTCTTCTGGTACCTCGGGAACCGGCCCGCGCCCGACACCTCACTGCTGGTCAGCAGCAGCAAGCAGGGGGAGAGCGACTACCGGGCCACGCTCGACTTCATCAAGCTCGTGAAGTCCAGGCAGCCGACGCGGATCTCGTCCATCGTCCTCGACAGCGGCGGACACAACTTCAACACCTGGCGGCGGGAGATCCCGGCGACCCTGCAGTGGATCAGTGGAAGGCTGAGCGATCGGTGA
- the folK gene encoding 2-amino-4-hydroxy-6-hydroxymethyldihydropteridine diphosphokinase has product MTAFFTEGQSDPTVQPVPASVVEKVDAADTTLHNPRWAVISLGSNLGNRLDNLQGAIDALEDTPGVRIKAVSPVYETEPWGVAPGSQPSYFNAVVVLKTTLPPSSLLERAQAVEEAFHRVRAEHWGPRTLDVDIVAYADVVSDDPVLTLPHPRAHERAFVLAPWHDVDPEAQLPGRGPVGRLLATVTREGVSPRADLELQLPE; this is encoded by the coding sequence ATGACCGCGTTCTTCACCGAGGGTCAGAGCGACCCGACCGTACAGCCGGTGCCCGCCTCCGTCGTGGAGAAGGTCGACGCCGCCGACACCACCCTGCACAACCCCCGGTGGGCCGTGATCTCCCTGGGCTCGAACCTCGGCAACCGCCTGGACAACCTCCAGGGCGCCATCGACGCGCTGGAGGACACCCCGGGCGTCCGCATCAAGGCCGTCTCGCCGGTGTACGAGACGGAGCCGTGGGGCGTGGCGCCCGGCAGCCAGCCGAGCTACTTCAACGCGGTAGTCGTCCTCAAGACCACCCTGCCCCCGTCGTCCCTGCTGGAGCGGGCCCAGGCCGTCGAGGAGGCCTTCCACCGCGTCCGCGCGGAGCACTGGGGGCCGCGCACGCTCGACGTGGACATCGTCGCGTACGCCGACGTGGTCTCCGACGATCCGGTGCTCACGCTGCCCCACCCGCGCGCCCACGAAAGGGCGTTCGTCCTCGCGCCCTGGCACGACGTGGACCCGGAGGCCCAGCTCCCCGGCCGCGGCCCGGTCGGGCGACTTCTCGCCACCGTCACCCGGGAAGGCGTGTCGCCCCGCGCCGACCTGGAACTCCAGCTGCCCGAGTAG
- the folE gene encoding GTP cyclohydrolase I FolE, which produces MIDPVTLDGEGSIGEFDEKRAENAVRELLIAVGEDPDREGLRETPTRVARAYRELLAGLTQEPEDVLTTTFDLGHDEMVLVKDIEIVSLCEHHLLPFHGVAHVGYIPAETGKITGLSKLARLVDVFARRPQVQERLTTQIADSLMRILEARGAIVVIEAEHMCMSVRGIRKPGAKTTTSAVRGQLRDATTRAEAMSLILAR; this is translated from the coding sequence ATGATCGACCCCGTGACGTTGGACGGCGAGGGCAGCATCGGCGAGTTCGACGAGAAACGTGCCGAGAACGCCGTACGAGAACTGCTGATCGCGGTCGGAGAGGACCCGGACCGAGAGGGCCTCAGGGAGACGCCGACGCGGGTGGCCCGGGCGTATCGGGAGCTTCTGGCGGGGCTCACGCAGGAGCCCGAGGACGTTCTGACGACGACGTTCGATCTGGGACACGACGAGATGGTCCTGGTGAAGGACATTGAGATCGTAAGCCTGTGTGAACATCATTTGCTCCCGTTTCATGGCGTAGCGCATGTTGGTTACATTCCGGCTGAAACGGGCAAGATTACCGGCTTGTCGAAGCTGGCTCGGCTTGTTGACGTGTTCGCCCGGCGGCCGCAGGTGCAGGAACGACTCACCACACAGATCGCGGACTCGCTCATGCGGATCCTCGAGGCGCGTGGCGCGATCGTCGTCATCGAGGCCGAGCACATGTGCATGTCGGTGCGGGGCATTCGCAAGCCGGGCGCCAAGACGACGACGTCGGCCGTGCGGGGTCAGCTTCGGGACGCCACGACCCGTGCCGAGGCGATGAGCCTGATACTGGCGCGCTGA
- a CDS encoding PH domain-containing protein, protein MRPVTEHRLHPITPLRRAWAPIAVIIGWAVHDPDGAQRQLTKLTTTMLLVGLAVLIPAAALYGFLTWWFTHFAVTDSELRIRTGLLFRRTAHIRLERIQAIDITRPLLARIAGVAKLKLDVVGTDKKDELAYLGEAHAQALRAELLARAAGFAPETAGEVGEAPVRQLLKLPAGVLAVSLLLTGATWGTLVAAVVVPSVLWFATESVWTVLATALPLLGAAGASSVGRFVGEYDWTVGESPDGLRIDRGLLDRTHETVPPGRVQTVRIVEPLLWRRRGWVRVELDVAGSSNSVLVPVAPREVAESVIARVLPGATVPDPSALVRPPRRAAWCVPLWWKGYGLAVTDTVFAARHGLLRRRLDLVPHAKVQSVRLVQGPWARFKGVADVHVDTGANKTVTARLRDAAEAAELLRAQAERSRTGRREARPDRWMA, encoded by the coding sequence ATGCGGCCGGTGACCGAACACCGGCTGCATCCCATCACCCCGCTGCGGCGGGCCTGGGCGCCGATCGCCGTGATCATCGGCTGGGCCGTGCACGACCCGGACGGGGCGCAGCGCCAGCTCACCAAACTGACCACGACGATGCTGCTCGTCGGGCTCGCCGTCCTCATCCCGGCCGCCGCGCTGTACGGCTTCCTGACGTGGTGGTTCACCCACTTCGCGGTGACCGACAGCGAACTGCGCATCCGTACCGGCCTGTTGTTCCGGCGCACCGCGCACATCCGGCTGGAACGCATCCAGGCCATCGACATCACCCGGCCGCTCCTGGCCCGGATCGCCGGCGTCGCCAAGCTCAAACTCGACGTCGTCGGCACGGACAAGAAGGACGAACTGGCCTATCTGGGCGAGGCCCACGCCCAGGCCCTGCGCGCCGAACTCCTCGCCCGCGCGGCCGGTTTCGCCCCCGAGACCGCCGGCGAGGTCGGCGAGGCGCCGGTACGGCAGTTGCTGAAGCTCCCGGCGGGCGTCCTGGCGGTGTCACTGCTGCTGACGGGCGCCACCTGGGGCACGCTGGTGGCCGCGGTCGTGGTCCCCTCGGTCCTCTGGTTCGCGACGGAGAGCGTTTGGACGGTCCTCGCGACGGCGCTGCCGCTGCTCGGCGCGGCCGGGGCGAGCAGTGTGGGGCGGTTCGTCGGGGAGTACGACTGGACGGTGGGCGAGTCGCCGGACGGCCTCCGCATCGACCGCGGCCTCCTCGACCGGACGCACGAGACGGTGCCGCCGGGCCGTGTGCAGACCGTGCGGATCGTCGAACCGCTGCTGTGGCGCCGCCGCGGCTGGGTGCGCGTGGAGCTGGACGTGGCGGGCTCCTCCAACTCCGTGCTCGTACCGGTCGCACCGCGCGAGGTGGCCGAGTCGGTGATCGCCCGGGTGCTGCCCGGGGCGACGGTCCCGGACCCGTCCGCGCTGGTACGGCCGCCGCGCCGGGCCGCGTGGTGCGTGCCGCTGTGGTGGAAGGGGTACGGCCTCGCCGTCACCGACACCGTGTTCGCCGCCCGGCACGGGTTGCTGCGCCGCCGTCTGGACCTCGTACCGCACGCGAAGGTCCAGAGCGTACGGCTGGTGCAGGGGCCGTGGGCACGGTTCAAGGGCGTGGCCGACGTGCACGTCGACACGGGCGCCAACAAGACGGTGACGGCCCGCCTGCGCGATGCCGCGGAGGCGGCGGAACTGCTGCGGGCGCAGGCGGAACGGTCACGAACGGGGCGCAGGGAGGCGCGGCCGGACCGGTGGATGGCCTAG